From Virgibacillus ihumii, the proteins below share one genomic window:
- a CDS encoding TerC family protein produces MDSALILQYAWTLLILIGLEGLLSADNALVLAVIAKHLPEKQKKRAIDYGIYMAFIFRFAAIFLISFIAGIWQVQAIGAAYLIYLGGKHVYKEYFSSKESEEADPNKAGMGFWPTVAKIGVADVAFAIDSILAAVALAVTLPVTPLPQFGGMDGGRFAVIVLASIAGLVLIKFAANWFVKLLEKRPGLEMTAYLIVGWVGIKLAVITLSHEQVSVLPEGFAHSTVWTIFFWTILLGIAIIGWFVSGKTGSKKRSNESSS; encoded by the coding sequence ATGGACTCAGCATTAATTTTGCAATATGCGTGGACATTATTAATATTGATTGGATTGGAAGGTTTACTTTCCGCTGACAATGCGCTCGTTCTGGCAGTAATCGCAAAACATCTGCCTGAGAAACAGAAAAAGCGCGCAATCGATTACGGGATATACATGGCATTTATCTTCCGCTTTGCCGCAATATTTCTAATATCTTTTATTGCCGGTATCTGGCAGGTGCAGGCAATTGGAGCGGCGTATTTAATTTATCTGGGTGGAAAGCATGTTTATAAAGAATACTTCAGTTCAAAAGAAAGTGAAGAAGCAGACCCAAACAAAGCAGGTATGGGATTCTGGCCTACAGTTGCCAAAATTGGTGTTGCTGACGTTGCATTTGCCATTGACTCCATCCTTGCTGCAGTTGCACTTGCGGTAACATTGCCTGTCACTCCATTACCACAATTCGGGGGTATGGATGGCGGTCGGTTTGCTGTCATCGTACTGGCAAGTATTGCCGGGTTGGTTCTAATCAAATTTGCTGCCAACTGGTTTGTAAAATTGCTTGAAAAACGGCCGGGTCTGGAAATGACTGCATACCTGATTGTCGGATGGGTAGGAATTAAACTTGCCGTCATCACCCTTTCACACGAACAAGTCAGCGTATTGCCCGAAGGATTTGCTCACAGCACAGTATGGACCATCTTCTTCTGGACTATTCTGTTAGGCATTGCAATCATCGGCTGGTTTGTATCGGGTAAAACCGGCTCGAAAAAAAGATCTAATGAATCATCATCATAA
- a CDS encoding TetR/AcrR family transcriptional regulator, whose protein sequence is MDEFAANGYERASTNQIIKNAGIGKGMLFYYFGSKKDLYHYLVEYSLDVMKTDYLNVINMYETDFIKRLRQATHLKMRCFVENPSVFNFLGTFFFRSETNLPENLEKRYVNLKQQGYDIMYANIDKSLFREDVDVEKAFKLIQWALDGYQNEIIARLQGEKMTDVNFEPYWEEFYGYLDTLKKSFYK, encoded by the coding sequence CTGGATGAATTTGCAGCGAATGGTTATGAACGCGCATCAACCAATCAAATTATAAAGAATGCCGGAATCGGCAAGGGAATGCTTTTCTACTATTTTGGCAGTAAAAAAGATCTTTATCACTATTTAGTGGAGTATTCTCTGGATGTAATGAAAACTGATTATTTAAATGTCATAAACATGTATGAAACAGATTTTATAAAACGTCTCAGGCAGGCGACACACCTAAAAATGAGATGTTTTGTAGAGAATCCGAGTGTGTTTAATTTTCTGGGGACATTTTTCTTCAGGTCTGAAACTAATTTACCGGAGAATCTGGAAAAACGATATGTTAACTTAAAACAACAAGGCTATGACATCATGTATGCAAACATTGACAAATCACTGTTCAGAGAGGATGTTGATGTAGAAAAAGCATTTAAGCTGATCCAGTGGGCACTCGACGGATATCAGAACGAAATTATTGCCCGTCTACAAGGAGAAAAGATGACTGATGTTAACTTTGAACCATATTGGGAAGAGTTTTACGGTTATCTTGATACATTAAAGAAAAGCTTCTATAAATAA
- a CDS encoding endonuclease III domain-containing protein produces the protein MHNYNFIYKKLYEHYGPQGWWPADTAFEMMIGSILVQNTNWRNAEKAVSRVKDYLKPEIMDYLPENELAERIRPSGFFNIKAQRVKSFLEWFRRYDYDVRQVMQMDSNYLRQELLNIKGIGSETADVMLLYAFDKPIFVTDAYARRIFYRFGYDMPETYDGFRSEVEKHMSNELNVFQEYHALLVEHAKQICKKRPLCEVCPLNTVGEQRLN, from the coding sequence ATGCACAATTATAATTTCATTTATAAAAAACTATATGAGCATTATGGTCCGCAAGGGTGGTGGCCGGCTGATACAGCATTTGAAATGATGATTGGGTCCATTCTGGTGCAGAACACGAATTGGCGTAATGCAGAGAAGGCTGTCTCCAGAGTGAAAGACTATCTGAAGCCGGAAATAATGGATTATCTGCCCGAAAATGAGCTTGCTGAACGAATCAGACCAAGTGGGTTTTTCAATATAAAAGCACAAAGAGTCAAATCGTTTCTTGAATGGTTCAGAAGGTATGATTATGATGTCAGACAAGTAATGCAAATGGACAGCAATTATCTTCGGCAGGAACTGTTGAATATCAAGGGAATTGGCAGCGAAACAGCCGACGTTATGCTGCTGTATGCATTTGATAAGCCAATATTTGTAACAGATGCATATGCAAGAAGGATTTTTTATCGGTTCGGTTATGATATGCCCGAAACGTATGACGGTTTTCGGAGCGAGGTTGAAAAACACATGTCAAATGAATTGAACGTATTCCAGGAGTATCATGCTTTGCTCGTTGAACACGCAAAACAAATATGCAAAAAGCGGCCGCTCTGTGAAGTATGCCCATTGAATACAGTTGGTGAGCAGCGATTAAACTGA
- a CDS encoding RluA family pseudouridine synthase produces the protein MNIPIIYEDNHLLVVEKPVNMPVQGDQSGDSDLHNLLKHDLKVRYQKPGNVYLGLVHRLDRPVGGAMVFAKTSKAASRLSDSIRRNRFDKTYAAVVRGTPHEKHARLEHFLYKDRQENKVYAVSAQQKHAKKALLDYEVMEVNNNLSMLSINLITGRSHQIRVQLAESGFPLYGDQKYGQYVNKPGQQIALWSNKLSLEHPTKKETMEFTSTPPEGYPWSLFR, from the coding sequence ATGAATATACCGATAATATACGAAGACAACCATTTGTTGGTCGTGGAAAAACCAGTCAACATGCCTGTGCAGGGAGATCAAAGTGGTGACAGCGATCTGCACAATTTATTGAAACATGATTTGAAGGTACGTTACCAGAAGCCAGGAAATGTCTATCTTGGCCTGGTCCATCGCCTCGACCGTCCCGTTGGAGGTGCCATGGTATTTGCAAAGACTTCAAAAGCTGCCTCCCGTCTGTCAGATTCCATACGGCGAAATAGATTTGATAAAACATATGCAGCTGTGGTACGTGGTACTCCTCATGAAAAGCACGCCCGGCTGGAGCATTTTCTATATAAGGATCGTCAGGAAAACAAAGTATATGCTGTATCCGCACAGCAAAAGCACGCTAAAAAAGCTTTGTTGGACTATGAAGTGATGGAAGTGAACAATAACTTGAGTATGTTGTCCATTAACCTTATAACAGGACGATCCCATCAGATACGTGTTCAGTTAGCTGAATCTGGTTTTCCACTGTATGGTGATCAAAAATACGGACAGTATGTCAATAAACCTGGACAGCAAATAGCGCTATGGTCGAATAAACTGTCACTTGAACACCCAACAAAAAAAGAAACGATGGAATTCACTTCTACCCCGCCGGAAGGTTATCCTTGGAGTTTGTTCCGTTAA
- a CDS encoding ABC transporter ATP-binding protein has protein sequence MAVLSTQGLTKKFGKFTALDGIDINVNPGEVYGFIGPNGAGKSTTIRILLGILKATSGEAQIFGKDVWKDAVDIHKRIAYVPGDVNLWPNLTGGEVIDLFVKLRGANNKNRREELIKKFDLDPSKKCRTYSKGNRQKVALVAAFSSDADLYILDEPTSGLDPLMERVFQECVGAVKREGKSILLSSHILSEVEKLCDTVGIIRQGKIIESGSLSELRHLTRANLLIQTKEPVPSLDTMEGVHNLTEKNQELSFQVDMEKLDTVLKHVSQFGVVKLESAPPTLEDLFMRHYEGKEVSEEKGGVS, from the coding sequence TTGGCTGTATTGAGCACACAGGGATTAACGAAGAAGTTCGGCAAGTTTACTGCGCTGGATGGAATTGACATTAATGTGAATCCGGGTGAAGTGTATGGATTCATCGGTCCGAATGGTGCCGGGAAATCCACGACTATCCGTATCCTGCTTGGTATATTAAAGGCAACTTCCGGGGAGGCGCAAATATTTGGAAAAGATGTTTGGAAAGATGCCGTCGATATTCATAAGCGGATTGCTTATGTTCCCGGTGATGTGAATCTGTGGCCAAATCTTACCGGTGGGGAAGTCATCGATTTGTTTGTAAAGCTTCGGGGCGCCAACAATAAAAACAGGCGCGAAGAACTGATTAAAAAGTTTGATTTGGATCCATCCAAGAAATGCCGAACATACTCAAAAGGGAACAGGCAAAAGGTTGCGCTTGTTGCTGCCTTTTCATCTGATGCTGATTTGTACATTCTGGATGAACCAACATCGGGACTTGATCCGTTAATGGAGCGTGTTTTCCAGGAATGTGTGGGGGCGGTGAAACGTGAAGGAAAAAGTATTCTGCTCTCAAGTCATATTTTATCTGAAGTGGAGAAATTGTGTGATACAGTCGGCATCATCCGACAGGGGAAGATCATTGAAAGTGGTTCATTGAGCGAACTGCGACATTTAACCAGGGCAAATCTGCTCATACAAACGAAAGAGCCGGTTCCATCATTGGATACGATGGAGGGAGTTCATAATCTTACAGAAAAAAATCAGGAACTTTCTTTTCAAGTTGATATGGAAAAACTTGATACAGTTCTCAAACATGTCAGCCAATTTGGTGTGGTGAAACTGGAGAGTGCACCGCCGACTCTTGAAGATTTGTTTATGCGTCACTATGAAGGGAAGGAAGTTTCTGAGGAGAAGGGTGGTGTTTCCTAA
- a CDS encoding acetolactate synthase large subunit, whose translation MKASDLFVKCLENEGVDYIFGLPGEENTDLMESLADSNIEFVVVFHEQAAAFMADVYGRLTGKTGVCLGTLGPGATNLMTGVGDAYLDYAPVVAITGQAGLERVHKESHQHVDIVGMFDQITKWSQQIKVAHTIPEIIRKAFKTSLLDKPGAVHIELPEDIAMTDTGGEPLPVASIPVSQPDEAEVKRAAELINKAERPIILVGNGVIRDEASANLQKFAEETNIPVANTFMAKGVLPSNHPLTLYTVGVQEQDYVLCGFDTADLIITVGYDFVEYLPKYWNDEAMNKIVHLDTMPAEVDAYYPTGAELVGDVKESLKELSEKVKKKELWSKAKELKSQLEEKLHASDNDTGSPVKPQRILADIKKAEKGEAVVISDVGAHKLWVARTYQPDKPNHTIISNGWASMGIGIPGAIAAKLADPDKPVITVVGDGSFMMNAAELVTAKRMGLAFVVVIFNDSKFGLIEWTQLKKFGRTYAVEFMNPDFLDFAKSVGAKGVKVEHSDELLPALEDALSSNEIVLIDVDVDYSENMELTEQLGDYICNL comes from the coding sequence GTGAAAGCATCAGATTTATTTGTTAAATGTCTGGAAAATGAAGGTGTCGACTATATTTTTGGTCTGCCGGGTGAGGAAAATACAGATTTAATGGAGTCTTTGGCTGATTCGAATATTGAGTTTGTTGTTGTTTTTCATGAGCAGGCTGCCGCATTTATGGCTGATGTATATGGAAGGCTGACAGGTAAAACCGGGGTTTGCCTCGGAACATTAGGCCCCGGTGCTACCAATCTGATGACGGGGGTTGGTGATGCGTATCTTGATTATGCTCCCGTTGTCGCCATTACAGGACAAGCGGGGCTGGAGAGGGTTCATAAAGAGTCCCATCAGCATGTTGATATTGTCGGCATGTTTGATCAAATTACCAAGTGGAGCCAGCAAATTAAAGTGGCACATACTATTCCGGAAATCATCCGTAAAGCCTTTAAAACGTCTCTTCTTGATAAACCGGGTGCAGTGCATATCGAACTCCCGGAAGATATCGCCATGACGGACACAGGTGGTGAACCACTCCCTGTCGCTTCCATTCCTGTTTCACAGCCCGATGAAGCGGAAGTAAAACGGGCGGCTGAGCTGATTAACAAAGCCGAGCGGCCAATTATTCTTGTTGGTAATGGAGTCATCCGCGACGAGGCATCGGCAAATTTACAAAAGTTTGCCGAGGAGACTAATATTCCGGTTGCCAATACATTCATGGCCAAGGGAGTTCTGCCTTCCAATCACCCGCTGACACTTTATACGGTTGGTGTGCAGGAACAGGACTATGTACTTTGCGGGTTTGATACGGCAGATCTGATTATTACGGTGGGATATGATTTTGTGGAATATCTTCCAAAATATTGGAATGATGAGGCAATGAATAAAATTGTCCACCTGGATACAATGCCTGCAGAAGTGGATGCTTATTATCCGACTGGAGCAGAGCTGGTCGGTGATGTTAAGGAGTCGCTTAAAGAATTGTCCGAAAAAGTAAAGAAAAAAGAGCTGTGGTCAAAGGCAAAGGAATTAAAATCGCAGCTTGAGGAAAAACTGCATGCTTCTGATAATGACACGGGCAGTCCGGTGAAACCACAACGCATACTTGCCGATATAAAAAAGGCTGAAAAAGGTGAAGCAGTAGTTATTTCAGATGTTGGTGCACATAAATTGTGGGTTGCCCGCACGTATCAGCCTGATAAACCGAACCACACGATTATTTCAAATGGCTGGGCATCAATGGGGATTGGGATACCGGGTGCAATCGCAGCTAAGCTTGCCGATCCTGACAAGCCGGTTATTACAGTGGTCGGAGATGGCAGCTTTATGATGAATGCTGCTGAACTCGTTACTGCAAAGCGAATGGGACTGGCTTTTGTTGTTGTCATTTTTAATGATTCCAAGTTTGGATTGATTGAGTGGACCCAGTTGAAGAAATTCGGTCGGACATATGCAGTTGAATTTATGAATCCGGACTTTCTCGATTTTGCAAAAAGTGTTGGGGCAAAAGGGGTAAAAGTTGAGCATTCGGATGAATTGCTGCCTGCATTGGAAGATGCACTTTCCAGTAATGAAATTGTCCTGATTGATGTGGATGTCGATTACTCGGAGAACATGGAACTGACTGAACAACTCGGTGATTATATTTGTAACCTGTAG
- the pdxK gene encoding pyridoxine/pyridoxal/pyridoxamine kinase translates to MSMKKTLTLAGSDSSGGAGIQADLKTFQEHGVYGMTALTSIVTMDPKDNWSHGVYPIDVNIVGKQLDTILSVGVDAMKTGMLGSVEIIELGARKIDEYKLNKFVLDPVMVCKGEDEVLQPENTDAMREVLLPRATLTTPNLFEAGQLAQNGPIKTMDGMKEAAVKIHELGAKNVVIKGGKVFDHEKAIDLFYDGTDFTILETDKINTSYNHGAGCTFAAATTANLANNLSVKESVAKAKEFVTAAIAHGWKMNEYVGPVMHGAYNQFEK, encoded by the coding sequence ATGTCCATGAAAAAAACATTAACACTCGCCGGATCCGATTCAAGCGGTGGCGCAGGAATACAGGCAGATCTGAAAACATTCCAGGAGCATGGTGTGTATGGCATGACCGCATTGACATCGATTGTCACAATGGACCCAAAAGACAACTGGAGCCATGGGGTATATCCAATTGACGTAAATATTGTTGGAAAACAATTGGACACCATCCTGTCAGTCGGTGTTGATGCCATGAAAACAGGCATGCTTGGTTCCGTTGAAATTATTGAGCTTGGTGCCCGGAAAATCGATGAGTATAAACTCAATAAATTTGTTCTCGATCCTGTAATGGTATGCAAAGGAGAAGATGAAGTACTGCAGCCGGAAAACACGGATGCCATGCGGGAAGTGCTTCTCCCCCGGGCAACGCTTACGACACCAAATCTGTTTGAAGCCGGTCAGCTTGCACAAAATGGTCCAATTAAAACAATGGATGGCATGAAAGAAGCAGCAGTAAAAATTCATGAACTTGGTGCCAAAAATGTCGTCATCAAAGGCGGTAAAGTGTTTGACCATGAAAAAGCGATTGACCTTTTCTATGATGGAACAGACTTTACGATATTGGAAACAGATAAAATTAACACGAGTTACAACCATGGCGCCGGATGTACATTTGCAGCAGCAACTACAGCCAACCTGGCCAATAACTTGTCCGTAAAAGAATCTGTTGCAAAAGCGAAGGAATTTGTTACTGCCGCAATTGCACACGGATGGAAAATGAATGAATATGTCGGTCCTGTCATGCACGGCGCATATAATCAGTTTGAAAAATAA
- a CDS encoding IS3 family transposase (programmed frameshift) codes for MKRKRYTPEFKSQIVLEILKEEKPMSQIASEHGIHVNQLHKWKTHFLQEMPQVFEKQNRDQEKIKADYEKQLENLYAEVGKLTTQLSWLKKKNLASTTTRRERMEMVEWEDAELPITQQAELLNLNRTSLYYKPVEPSPEEVAMKHRIDEIYTKFPYFGSRKIAEKLKAEGVNINRKRVQRHMREMGIQAVYPGPNLSKRNLQHRVYPYLLKGMNITRPNQVWSIDITYIQLQHSWMYLTAVIDWYSRYIISWELDQTLEMSFVLDTVKRALTIETPEIFNSDQGSHFTSPKYINLLKDHPSVQISMDSKGRALDNIMIERFWRSLKYEEVYLKDYGTPREARLNIRDYMGLYNCDRPHQSLGYKTPASIYFQ; via the exons ATGAAACGAAAAAGATACACCCCCGAATTCAAATCTCAAATCGTGTTGGAAATCTTGAAGGAAGAAAAACCAATGAGTCAGATTGCATCGGAACATGGTATACATGTGAACCAGCTGCATAAATGGAAAACGCACTTCCTGCAGGAAATGCCACAGGTGTTTGAGAAGCAAAACAGGGATCAGGAAAAAATCAAAGCAGATTATGAAAAACAGCTGGAAAACCTTTATGCAGAAGTTGGGAAATTGACCACGCAATTGTCGTGGCTCAA AAAAAAAAATCTGGCATCTACCACGACTAGACGGGAACGCATGGAGATGGTGGAATGGGAAGACGCTGAACTTCCCATCACCCAACAAGCCGAACTGTTGAACTTAAATCGTACCAGTCTTTATTACAAACCGGTTGAGCCTTCACCTGAAGAGGTAGCCATGAAACACCGGATTGATGAGATTTATACGAAATTTCCATATTTCGGATCACGCAAGATTGCTGAAAAATTAAAGGCTGAAGGAGTGAACATCAACCGCAAAAGAGTACAGCGTCACATGCGTGAAATGGGCATTCAAGCAGTTTATCCCGGTCCCAATTTAAGTAAGCGCAATCTGCAGCACCGTGTTTATCCATATCTGCTGAAAGGAATGAATATTACCCGTCCCAATCAAGTCTGGAGCATTGATATTACGTATATTCAATTACAGCATAGCTGGATGTATTTAACAGCTGTTATCGATTGGTATTCCCGTTATATTATCAGTTGGGAATTAGACCAGACACTTGAAATGAGCTTTGTATTGGATACTGTTAAGCGTGCATTAACCATAGAAACACCTGAGATATTCAATAGTGATCAGGGCAGTCACTTTACCAGTCCAAAGTATATTAATCTCTTAAAAGACCATCCATCCGTACAAATCAGTATGGACAGTAAAGGTCGCGCATTGGATAACATCATGATAGAACGTTTTTGGCGAAGCCTCAAGTATGAAGAAGTCTATTTAAAAGATTATGGCACGCCAAGAGAAGCAAGACTAAATATTCGCGACTATATGGGGCTTTATAACTGTGACCGCCCGCATCAGTCATTAGGTTATAAAACACCAGCATCCATTTATTTTCAGTAG
- a CDS encoding DUF3891 family protein has protein sequence MIVREHENKFVMIEQDDHAHISGQLLHNWDRNLFRGHQLWKSVEYAVQNHDYGWKRIDKQPFWNDAKRAPYTFVDFPVLPKTVFYKHGIEEVVKKNAYAGLLCSRHYTNFLLDDKSEEAREFVDSEQRRQEQISKTLKIDDHLYDFHYELLQFCDSLSLYICLNEPGAAKPDEHPFFRHGIPAPSLLFEQNKMMARWKDEKTIELENFPFSAPFSVTIKYKNVLKTTISEKGLSNSFDDAPLKEYNVLLSEIT, from the coding sequence ATGATTGTCAGAGAACACGAAAACAAGTTTGTCATGATTGAACAGGATGATCATGCCCACATTTCAGGACAATTACTGCATAATTGGGACAGAAATTTATTTCGTGGTCATCAACTTTGGAAATCAGTGGAATATGCAGTTCAAAACCATGACTATGGATGGAAAAGGATTGATAAACAACCGTTTTGGAATGACGCAAAAAGGGCGCCATATACATTTGTTGATTTTCCCGTCCTTCCCAAAACCGTTTTTTACAAACACGGGATTGAAGAAGTAGTAAAGAAGAACGCCTATGCTGGCCTCTTATGCAGCCGGCATTACACAAACTTTTTACTGGATGATAAATCTGAAGAAGCCAGGGAGTTTGTCGACAGCGAACAGAGACGCCAGGAGCAAATCAGTAAAACGCTTAAAATTGATGACCATTTGTATGATTTTCATTATGAACTTCTTCAGTTTTGTGACAGCCTTTCACTCTATATATGCCTCAATGAACCGGGGGCAGCCAAACCAGATGAACACCCTTTTTTCCGACATGGAATCCCCGCCCCAAGTTTGTTATTTGAACAAAATAAAATGATGGCACGTTGGAAAGATGAAAAAACAATTGAATTAGAGAATTTTCCTTTTTCAGCACCCTTTTCGGTCACGATTAAGTATAAAAATGTTTTAAAAACGACCATTTCGGAAAAAGGATTAAGCAACAGCTTTGATGATGCACCCCTGAAAGAATATAATGTGCTGCTGTCGGAAATAACATAA
- the ytxJ gene encoding bacillithiol system redox-active protein YtxJ has protein sequence MWEESTEKPVLLFKHSTTCPISAGAFKEYNAFLDSAEDNLDGYMVKVIESRDISNEIADKTSVKHESPQIFLIKDKEVLWNTSHSKITVDAIKDALNQS, from the coding sequence GTGTGGGAAGAGTCAACCGAAAAGCCGGTTCTGCTTTTCAAGCATAGTACAACATGCCCAATAAGTGCTGGAGCGTTTAAGGAATATAATGCATTTTTGGACTCGGCAGAAGATAACTTGGATGGGTACATGGTCAAAGTGATTGAAAGCAGGGATATTTCGAATGAGATTGCTGATAAAACGAGTGTTAAACATGAATCCCCACAAATTTTTTTGATTAAAGATAAAGAAGTATTATGGAACACCTCACATTCGAAAATAACAGTAGACGCTATAAAAGATGCCTTGAACCAGTCATAG
- a CDS encoding bifunctional 2',3'-cyclic-nucleotide 2'-phosphodiesterase/3'-nucleotidase: MYRQTMWKVIFPLMAIMLIFTPLEGNTSSAAEDSSIVNLRLMETTDIHVHLANYNYYQDEPTNEFGLALTATRIKEARGEAVNSMLFDNGDLIQGNPLGDYVARNGLEEGEVHPVYKAMNLLDYDAANIGNHEFNYGIDFLKESIDDANFPYVNANVYYDDGDNDPSNDQPFFDPYKILHKQVTDTNGNTQTVDVGVIGFVPPQIMQWDRSNLEGKVITKGIYESAKKYVPIMQEQGADIIVAIPHSGLGSVELQEREENATYNLTEIEGIDAIMFGHAHEAFPSETFAGIPGVNLEKGTINGVPSVEAGYWGNHLGIIDLQLEKNGEDWDVIDSSSEVRSIYNEETGEALVEPDQEILDAISEEHQATLDYIRSQVGETTAPIYSYFALVKDDPSVQIVSNAQKWYTKQAVTGTEYENLPILSAAAPFKAGGRSGAGYYTYIPEGPIAIKNVADLYVYPNTLKVVKLTGKEIHQWLEMSAGQFNQIDPNISEPQALVDLGFSTYNFDVIDGLTYEIDVTEPSRYNNDGELINPNAQRIVNLQYNGEPVEDSQEFLVATNNYRASGGGNFPNLDGSQIVLSPQIQNRQVIIQYIQENGTIDPSADGNWSFAAIEGNPELIFQSSPDAQEFIQSDGNISYIGEGANGFAKYAIDLAAEEPVTLTSLQEDTAAYIADGSVEHPLAVQLKNKLKQAAHHMDKGHQQQAVKKVEGFLKHLNNKAMGKFITADAKEALNASANELLENWK, from the coding sequence ATGTATCGACAAACAATGTGGAAAGTTATCTTCCCATTAATGGCAATTATGCTTATTTTTACCCCGCTTGAAGGAAATACTTCAAGCGCTGCAGAAGATAGCAGCATTGTCAATTTGCGCCTGATGGAGACAACAGATATCCACGTCCATCTGGCAAACTATAACTATTATCAGGACGAACCGACGAATGAATTCGGCCTGGCATTGACAGCAACACGGATTAAAGAGGCCCGCGGCGAGGCTGTGAACAGCATGTTGTTTGATAATGGCGATCTTATTCAGGGAAACCCGCTAGGCGATTATGTTGCCAGAAATGGACTTGAAGAAGGAGAAGTACATCCTGTCTACAAGGCTATGAATTTATTGGATTATGACGCAGCAAACATCGGGAATCATGAATTCAACTATGGGATTGATTTTTTGAAAGAATCAATTGATGATGCGAATTTCCCGTATGTAAATGCCAACGTCTATTATGATGACGGCGATAATGACCCAAGCAACGACCAGCCATTTTTTGATCCCTACAAGATTTTACATAAACAGGTAACGGACACAAATGGTAATACACAGACGGTAGATGTTGGTGTTATTGGTTTTGTTCCTCCACAAATTATGCAGTGGGACCGCTCCAACCTCGAAGGAAAAGTTATAACAAAAGGAATCTATGAATCTGCTAAAAAGTATGTTCCAATTATGCAGGAACAGGGCGCAGACATCATTGTTGCCATTCCGCACTCCGGACTGGGATCAGTCGAATTGCAAGAACGCGAAGAAAATGCAACCTATAACCTGACAGAAATTGAAGGCATCGATGCCATCATGTTTGGCCATGCCCATGAAGCATTTCCGAGTGAAACGTTTGCCGGTATTCCAGGCGTAAACCTGGAAAAAGGCACCATCAATGGAGTCCCTTCTGTTGAAGCCGGCTATTGGGGAAATCATCTGGGAATCATTGATCTGCAGCTTGAAAAAAATGGCGAAGACTGGGATGTGATTGATTCCAGCTCCGAGGTACGCTCCATTTATAATGAAGAAACTGGAGAAGCACTTGTTGAGCCGGACCAGGAAATCCTTGATGCGATATCCGAGGAACATCAGGCAACACTCGACTATATTCGTTCCCAGGTTGGTGAGACTACCGCACCAATTTACAGCTATTTTGCGCTTGTAAAAGATGATCCGTCTGTGCAGATTGTTTCCAATGCACAAAAGTGGTACACCAAACAGGCGGTAACCGGAACGGAATATGAGAATTTGCCAATATTGTCGGCCGCAGCACCATTTAAAGCGGGCGGACGCAGTGGTGCGGGATATTACACATACATTCCGGAAGGCCCGATTGCGATCAAAAATGTAGCAGACCTTTATGTGTACCCGAACACATTAAAAGTTGTAAAATTGACCGGTAAAGAAATTCATCAGTGGCTTGAAATGTCTGCCGGACAGTTTAACCAGATTGACCCGAACATTTCTGAACCACAAGCTTTAGTGGACTTAGGTTTTTCAACTTATAACTTTGATGTAATCGATGGGCTTACGTACGAAATTGATGTTACCGAACCATCCCGATATAACAATGATGGTGAGCTGATTAACCCTAACGCACAACGGATTGTCAATCTGCAATATAATGGTGAGCCAGTTGAGGACAGCCAGGAATTCCTGGTAGCGACAAATAACTACCGGGCAAGCGGCGGCGGTAACTTCCCGAACCTGGATGGCAGTCAAATTGTTCTGTCACCGCAAATTCAGAATAGACAGGTTATCATCCAATATATTCAGGAAAACGGCACGATTGACCCGTCAGCAGATGGAAACTGGTCATTCGCAGCAATAGAAGGTAATCCTGAGCTGATATTCCAATCGTCACCAGATGCACAGGAATTTATCCAATCAGATGGAAATATTTCCTATATTGGTGAAGGTGCTAATGGATTTGCCAAATATGCAATCGACCTTGCTGCTGAAGAACCTGTAACCCTCACATCACTTCAGGAAGATACAGCAGCATATATTGCAGACGGTTCTGTTGAACACCCATTGGCAGTTCAGCTGAAAAACAAGCTGAAACAGGCTGCACATCACATGGATAAAGGACACCAACAGCAGGCTGTAAAAAAAGTGGAAGGATTTTTAAAACATTTAAATAATAAAGCGATGGGGAAATTTATTACAGCCGATGCGAAGGAAGCACTGAATGCCAGTGCAAATGAGCTTTTGGAAAACTGGAAATAA